The following are from one region of the Quercus robur chromosome 1, dhQueRobu3.1, whole genome shotgun sequence genome:
- the LOC126723779 gene encoding E3 ubiquitin-protein ligase KEG-like produces the protein MMAKKSKTKMRIPSCTICQTQYNDDSHAPLLLQCGHCFCKHCLSHMFTASAPPRPTLSCPKCRHPSTLGNSVLSLPKNYSLLPILSSDDDDDDDSGDESDSESVSVSPSRCRGGGGGTGVVRSLCSDHEMRLVKAIGEERWLGELRKVSKRCRHKVVVKRVEVGDVADCDWVEGELEKLRLASVWCRNVCAFHGVVREKDHLCLVMERCYGSVQSEMRRSGGRLTLQQILKYGADIARGVAELHAAGVVCMNLKPSNFLLDASGRAVVSDYGLPIILKKPSCRKARPGPEVEFSKMHWCIDCTLLSPHYTAPEVWEPLKKSLHLFRDDVSHISAESDAWSFGCALVEMCTGSIPWDGLSAEEIYRAVVKEGRPPPQYSSVVGVGIPRDLWKMIGECLHFKASKRPTFHAMLAIFLRHLQRIPHCPANQNNEPANSPGIDMLELSPTSVLDISSVKSNHLHQLVSEGNLDGVRDLLAKSASGNNSSSIISLLEAHNSDGQTALHLACRRGCPQIVDAILEYGNVDVDVPDENGNPPIVFALAVGSSECVRALIRKSANAISRSMEGFGRSVAHVCAYYGQPDCMRELLLAGADPNAVDDDGETVLHIAVSKKFTDCAIVILENGGCKSMGALNSKGLTPLHLCIATLNVTVVKRWAEITSPREISEAIDIPSPAGTALCLAAALKKDRETEGRELVRILLAAGANPTAQDTQQYRTALHTAAMANDVELVKIILDAGVDVNIRNVHNTIPLHLALAKGAKPCVKLLLSAGANCNLQDDDGDNAFHIAADAAKLIRECLECIVVMLQYPGAAIEVRNHSGKTLHDLLEALPREWISEDLMEALMNKGLHLSPTIFQVGEWVKFKRSMETPAHGWQGARHGSVGFVQYVQNSDSLDVSFCTGLAHVLANEVIKVLSLERGQLVRLKADIEKPRYELRGQSCDSIGTVLCVDDDDGIIRIGFTGASRGWQADPADFERVEEFKVGDWVRVRHNLPFAKHGFGAVTPGSIGVVYGIRPDSSLLIEFSYLASPWLCEPEEVESFSPFRIGDQVCVKRSVAEPRFPWDGETHHSVGKISDIESNGLLIIETPNRHIPWKADPSDMEKVEDFKVGDWVRVKASVPSPKYGWEDVNRTSIGIIRSLEEDGDMGIAFCFRSKIFSCSVTDMEKVSPFEVEQEIRVMPSITEPLLGWSNETPSTSGKIARIDMDGTLNVRVAGRVSFWKVSPSDAERLSGLAVGDWVRMKQCMGTRPNYEWNSVGRDSVAVVHNIQDYSYLELVSCFRTGRFIAHCTEVEKVSPIKIGQHVRFRTGLKEPRWGWREACPNSRGVVTAVNADGEIRVSFFNLSGLWRGDPADFEVEEMFEVGEWVKLKNDSSKWKSLQPGSIGVVQGLGYKKDVWDGTVLVGFCGESELWAGQTAKLERVDRFKTGQRVRVKTNVKNPRFGWSGHTHASIVSIIAVDADGKLRTHTPAGSKAWMLDPSEVELVEEEVLKIGDWVRVKSSVATPVYHWGEVTHKSVGVVFRLEEGELWVSFCFMERPWICKEWEVEKVRAFKVGDTVKFREGLVTPRWGWGMETHASKGKVVGVDANGKLRIQFKWREGRPWIGDPADIVLDKSSSRDTMEM, from the exons ATGATGGCTAAGAAATCGAAGACGAAAATGAGAATCCCGAGCTGCACGATATGCCAGACTCAGTACAACGACGACTCGCACGCGCCTCTCTTGCTCCAATGTGGCCATTGCTTCTGCAAGCACTGCCTCTCCCACATGTTCACCGCATCGGCGCCGCCGCGGCCGACTCTCTCTTGCCCTAAGTGCCGCCACCCCTCCACTCTCGGTAACTCCGTCCTCTCTCTCCCTAAAAACTACTCCCTCCTCCCCATACTATCTTCCGatgacgacgacgacgacgacagCGGCGATGAATCGGACTCGGAATCGGTGTCGGTGTCGCCGTCGAGGTGCCGAGGCGGCGGCGGAGGGACGGGAGTGGTGAGGAGTTTGTGTTCGGATCACGAGATGAGGTTGGTGAAGGCGATTGGGGAGGAGAGGTGGTTAGGGGAGCTGAGGAAGGTGAGCAAGCGTTGTAGGCATAAGGTGGTGGTGAAGAGAGTGGAGGTCGGCGACGTGGCGGACTGTGATTGGGTGGAAGGTGAGCTCGAGAAGCTTCGATTGGCTTCGGTGTGGTGCAGAAACGTGTGCGCTTTTCATGGAGTGGTGAGAGAGAAAGATCATCTCTGCCTTGTTATGGAGAGATGTTACGGTTCGGTTCAATCGGAGATGCGACGGAGTGGTGGCCGCCTTACTCTTCAGCAAATCCTCAA ATATGGGGCAGACATTGCACGTGGTGTGGCTGAACTCCATGCAGCAGGTGTTGTTTGCATGAACCTAAAGCCATCCAATTTTCTTCTGGATGCAAGTGGCCGTGCAGTGGTTTCTGATTACGGGCTTCCAATAATTTTGAAGAAACCTTCTTGCCGTAAAGCTCGACCTGGTCCAGAGGTTGAGTTTTCAAAAATGCATTGGTGTATTGATTGTACATTGTTGAGTCCACATTACACAGCTCCAGAGGTGTGGGAGCCTTTAAAGAAGTCATTGCACTTATTCAGGGATGATGTGAGTCATATATCTGCAGAATCAGATGCCTGGAGTTTTGGTTGTGCCCTGGTTGAGATGTGCACTGGTTCCATTCC GTGGGATGGTTTAAGTGCTGAAGAAATTTATCGTGCTGTTGTCAAGGAAGGCAGGCCACCTCCACAATACTCAAGTGTTGTAGGTGTAGGGATTCCTAGAGATTTGTGGAAAATGATTGGTGAGTGCTTACACTTCAAGGCATCAAAAAGACCAACATTTCATGCAATGCTTGCTATATTTCTTCGGCATCTGCAACGAATACCTCACTGTCCTGCAAATCAGAATAA CGAACCAGCTAACAGTCCTGGAATAGATATGTTGGAACTGTCCCCTACATCTGTTTTGGACATTTCCAGCGTTAAAAGCAACCATCTGCATCAACTTGTATCTGAAGGGAATCTGGATGGTGTTAG GGATCTGCTTGCTAAGTCTGCATCAGGGAATAATAGTAGTTCAATCATTTCTCTGCTGGAAGCACATAATTCTGATGGTCAAACTGCTCTGCACTTGGCTTGTAGACGGGGTTGCCCTCAGATTGTTGATGCTATTTTAGAGTATGGAAATGTGGATGTGGATGTCCCTGATGAAAATGGGAATCCTCCAATAGTGTTTGCTTTAGCAGTTGGGTCCTCAGAATGTGTACGCGCTCTCATCAGAAAATCAGCTAATGCCATATCTAGGTCAATGGAAGGCTTTGGTCGATCTGTTGCTCATGTTTGTGCATATTATGGGCAACCGGATTGTATGCGT GAATTACTATTGGCGGGAGCTGATCCCAATGCAGTGGATGATGATGGTGAAACTGTACTGCATATTGCCGTCTCCAAAAAATTTACGGACTGTGCTATTGTAATACTAGAAAATGGGGGCTGCAAATCAATGGGTGCTCTGAATTCAAAAGGATTAAC tccTCTACACTTGTGTATAGCAACTCTAAATGTGACTGTAGTTAAGAggtgggcagaaatcacatcaCCCAGAGAGATTTCTGAAGCGATCGACATTCCAAGTCCAGCTGGGACTGCACTATGTCTGGCAGCTGCTCTAAAGAAAGATCGCGAGACAG AGGGCAGAGAGCTGGTAAGGATACTGCTTGCAGCTGGAGCAAACCCAACTGCCCAAGACACGCAACAGTATCGAACAGCGTTGCATACAGCTGCCATGGCCAATGATGTTGAGTTGGTTAAG ATTATTCTTGACGCTGGAGTTGATGTGAACATCAGGAACGTGCACAATACGATACCCCTTCATTTGGCACTGGCAAAAGGTGCAAAACCATGTGTCAAATTACTCTTGTCAGCTGGTGCAAATTGTAATTTGCAG GATGACGATGGTGACAATGCTTTTCATATAGCTGCTGATGCAGCGAAGTTGATACGTGAATGTCTTGAGTGCATTGTAGTTATGTTGCAGTATCCAGGTGCTGCCATTGAAGTAAGGAACCACAG TGGTAAGACATTGCATGATCTATTGGAAGCCCTACCACGAGAATGGATTTCTGAAGATCTTATGGAAGCACTTATGAATAAGGGACTTCATCTGTCTCCAACAAT atttcaagTGGGGGAATGggtgaaatttaaaagaagcaTGGAAACCCCTGCACATGGTTGGCAAGGTGCAAGGCATGGGAGTGTTGGCTTTGTACAGTATGTCCAAAACAGTGACAGCCTTGATGTATCATTTTGCACTGGGTTAGCTCATGTCTTAGCAAATGAAGTTATAAAAGTTCTCTCTTTGGAAAGGGGACAGCTTGTGCGACTCAAAGCTGACATTGAAAAGCCAAG GTATGAGTTGCGTGGACAATCATGTGACAGCATTGGAACTGTCCTGtgtgttgatgatgatgatggaatTATACGTATTGGATTTACTGGTGCATCTAGGGGATGGCAAGCTGATCCAGCAGATTTTGAAAGGGTTGAAGAGTTCAAGGTTGGTGACTGGGTTCGTGTTCGTCACAATCTTCCCTTCGCAAAGCATGGTTTTGGAGCTGTGACCCCAGGCAGTATTGGGGTAGTGTATGGTATTAGACCTGATAGTAGTCTTCTGATAGAATTTAGCTACTTAGCAAGCCCATGGCTTTGTGAACCAGAGGAAGTGGAGTCGTTCAGCCCATTTAGg ATTGGCGACCAAGTATGTGTAAAGAGATCTGTTGCAGAACCCAGATTTCCTTGGGACGGTGAGACGCATCATAGTGTTGGAAAAATAAGTGACATAGAGAGTAATGGTCTCCTGATAATTGAAACACCAAATCGGCACATACCATGGAAAGCTGATCCATCAGACATGGAAAAGGTGGAGGATTTCAAG GTTGGTGATTGGGTTAGAGTCAAAGCTTCAGTACCTTCTCCAAAATATGGGTGGGAAGATGTCAACAGGACAAGTATAGGAATAATTCGTAGCTTGGAGGAGGATGGTGATATGGGAATTGCATTTTGTTTCAGAAGCAAGATTTTCTCATGCTCTGTGACAGACATGGAGAAGGTGTCACCTTTTGAAGTGGAGCAAGAGATTCGAGTGATGCCATCTATCACAGAGCCATTACTTGGATGGTCAAATGAAACGCCATCTACCTCAGGGAAAATTGCAAGGATTGACATGGATGGGACCCTTAAT GTAAGAGTGGCTGGCAGAGTGAGCTTTTGGAAAGTTTCTCCAAGTGATGCAGAAAGGTTATCAGGATTGGCAGTTGGTGACTGGGTTCGGATGAAGCAATGTATGGGAACACGACCAAATTATGAATGGAATAGTGTTGGGAGAGACAGTGTAGCAGTAGTGCACAACATACAGGATTATTCTTATTTAGAGCTGGTTTCTTGTTTTCGTACGGGTAGGTTCATTGCTCACTGCACTGAAGTTGAAAAGGTTTCACCCATTAAAATTGGGCAGCACGTTAGGTTCCGTACTGGATTGAAAGAACCAAGATGGGGGTGGAGAGAAGCTTGCCCCAATTCAAGAGGTGTCGTAACCGCTGTAAATGCTGATGGAGAAATAAGAGTTTCATTCTTCAATTTGTCAGGTTTGTGGAGAGGAGATCCTGCAGATTTTGAGGTAGAGGAGATGTTTGAGGTTGGAGAATgggtaaaacttaaaaatgattcTAGTAAATGGAAATCTCTGCAACCTGGAAGCATTGGTGTTGTACAAGGACTAGGGTATAAAAAAGATGTATGGGATGGCACTGTCCTTGTTGGGTTCTGTGGGGAATCAGAATTATGGGCAGGGCAGACTGCCAAGCTAGAAAGAGTGGATAGGTTTAAAACTGGGCAACGGGTGAGAGTGAAGACCAATGTAAAAAATCCACGATTTGGGTGGTCAGGTCATACACATGCTAGCATCGTTTCCATAATAGCAGTTGATGCAGATGGAAAACTAAGAACACACACTCCTGCTGGCTCAAAGGCATGGATGCTCGACCCATCAGAAGTGGAACTGGTGGAGGAAGAGGTATTAAAAATTGGAGATTGGGTAAGGGTCAAATCATCTGTGGCAACACCAGTTTACCACTGGGGAGAAGTGACTCACAAGAGTGTTGGGGTGGTTTTCCGCTTGGAGGAAGGAGAGCTGTGGGTCTCATTTTGCTTTATGGAGCGCCCTTGGATATGCAAGGAATGGGAGGTGGAGAAGGTGAGAGCATTTAAAGTGGGTGACACGGTCAAATTTAGAGAAGGATTAGTAACCCCGAGATGGGGTTGGGGAATGGAGACACATGCTAGTAAGGGGAAGGTAGTTGGAGTGGATGCTAATGGGAAGCTAAGAATTCAGTTTAAATGGAGAGAAGGCCGGCCCTGGATTGGAGACCCGGCTGATATTGTTCTTGACAAAAGCTCCAGTAGGGATACAATGGAAATGTAA